A genome region from Christensenella minuta includes the following:
- a CDS encoding sugar phosphate isomerase/epimerase family protein yields the protein MKLGFFAANYAHLSLEEVAKIMSEHGYEMMEIPAYIGNGQFDCDEILKGNNAETLKKMLESYGITISALSNHADSLLILGPWGEDTDGLYKGTKEEKIKYGTESLIKTAQAANALGVPVVNGFTGVTNWGRYFPFPCPQGWEMMERDFVKYFTPILDKFKEYGVKFAVEPHPNNFIYDIHTAKKAIELVDGHPCLGFNMDPANLIYLGLRIENFVDELGDRIFHVHAKDGEIVEHNIQYGGILMQGDWQRLDRTFRFRIPGWGSVPWKKVITELSMVGYDYVLSYEHEDVTMSVGDGVEKVSAFLKPLIIKAPYEGRRDKIFNNPCEK from the coding sequence ATGAAGTTAGGATTCTTTGCGGCAAACTATGCGCATCTGAGCCTTGAAGAAGTGGCAAAGATCATGAGCGAGCATGGTTATGAGATGATGGAGATTCCGGCGTACATAGGGAATGGGCAGTTCGACTGCGACGAGATTCTGAAAGGGAACAACGCGGAAACCCTGAAAAAGATGCTGGAGAGTTATGGGATTACGATCTCGGCGCTGTCAAACCATGCGGACTCACTGCTGATCCTGGGGCCGTGGGGAGAGGATACGGACGGACTGTACAAAGGAACGAAGGAAGAAAAGATCAAGTACGGAACGGAGAGCCTTATCAAGACGGCGCAGGCGGCGAACGCGCTGGGGGTTCCGGTGGTAAACGGCTTTACGGGAGTGACGAACTGGGGGAGGTATTTTCCGTTTCCGTGCCCCCAGGGATGGGAAATGATGGAGAGGGATTTCGTGAAGTATTTCACGCCGATCCTGGACAAATTCAAGGAATATGGAGTGAAGTTTGCGGTAGAGCCGCATCCGAACAACTTCATCTATGATATTCACACGGCGAAGAAGGCGATCGAGCTTGTGGACGGGCATCCGTGCCTCGGGTTCAATATGGACCCGGCGAACCTGATCTACCTTGGGCTTCGGATCGAGAACTTTGTGGACGAGCTGGGAGACAGGATATTCCATGTACACGCAAAGGACGGGGAGATCGTAGAGCACAACATCCAGTACGGAGGGATTCTGATGCAGGGGGACTGGCAGAGGCTTGACCGTACGTTCCGGTTCCGGATACCTGGCTGGGGGAGCGTGCCGTGGAAGAAGGTGATTACGGAGCTGTCGATGGTGGGATATGATTACGTTCTGAGCTATGAGCATGAAGATGTGACGATGAGCGTAGGAGACGGAGTGGAGAAGGTATCGGCCTTCCTGAAGCCATTGATTATCAAGGCGCCGTATGAGGGAAGACGCGATAAGATATTCAACAATCCCTGCGAGAAATAA
- a CDS encoding zinc-dependent alcohol dehydrogenase, translating into MARMMKAQVVESPNNMVLKEVPVPEINDDEVLIKVKYCGICGSDWSIYTGKYAADQLPLITGHEIFGVIEEVGQNAKGIKKGDRVAVDICLTCGTCYFCRRGDGLLCESFTQLGIHTDGGFTEYVKAPWKNIYHIPDSMDDYTATFVEPLTATLQASKKMDARIGSSCVVIGCGLGVVHALLAKLRGCAPVILVGDSELRLNMAKEMGIDYTINIKEVDDPIAEVKRLTGGVGADYAIEAVGHHSTYEQAFAMLRRGGKLEAFGVCATDDLMQLAPYDFVLGEKKVSGSCAGIGNDWGDAIRLLEYKRIDPKPMISMVVPLEELEDALKELRTNPNLFKVLVSPEIKERVVF; encoded by the coding sequence ATGGCAAGAATGATGAAGGCACAGGTTGTGGAATCACCAAACAATATGGTTCTGAAGGAAGTTCCGGTTCCGGAAATCAATGATGATGAAGTGCTGATCAAGGTAAAATATTGCGGCATTTGCGGTTCTGACTGGAGCATCTATACCGGGAAATATGCGGCAGACCAGCTTCCGCTGATTACAGGGCATGAGATTTTCGGTGTGATCGAAGAAGTGGGCCAAAATGCGAAGGGAATCAAAAAAGGTGATCGAGTTGCGGTGGACATCTGCCTCACCTGCGGAACCTGTTATTTCTGCCGCCGGGGCGACGGGCTGCTCTGCGAATCCTTTACGCAGCTTGGTATCCATACGGACGGCGGCTTTACCGAATATGTAAAAGCACCGTGGAAAAATATCTATCATATTCCGGACAGCATGGACGATTATACGGCAACGTTTGTAGAGCCTCTTACTGCGACTCTGCAGGCAAGTAAAAAGATGGATGCCAGGATTGGCTCTTCCTGCGTTGTGATTGGCTGCGGTCTTGGAGTCGTGCATGCCCTGTTAGCAAAGCTGCGCGGCTGTGCACCGGTAATTCTGGTGGGTGACAGTGAGCTGCGCCTCAATATGGCCAAAGAGATGGGGATCGATTATACGATCAATATCAAAGAGGTGGACGATCCGATCGCGGAAGTGAAAAGGCTTACGGGCGGCGTTGGCGCAGACTATGCAATTGAAGCGGTCGGGCATCACAGCACATATGAACAGGCGTTCGCCATGCTTCGCCGCGGCGGAAAGCTGGAAGCGTTCGGCGTGTGCGCGACGGACGATCTGATGCAGCTCGCACCCTATGATTTTGTTCTGGGAGAGAAGAAGGTCAGTGGTTCGTGCGCAGGGATTGGCAATGACTGGGGCGATGCGATTCGCCTGCTCGAATACAAGAGAATTGATCCGAAGCCGATGATTTCCATGGTGGTTCCGCTGGAAGAGCTGGAGGATGCGCTTAAGGAACTGCGCACTAATCCTAACCTCTTTAAGGTTTTGGTATCTCCCGAAATCAAGGAACGGGTGGTATTTTAA
- a CDS encoding Gfo/Idh/MocA family protein yields MKKKLNIALMGSGFMGKAHSYAWTLVNKFFDVDYEPVLKVNFGTDEELTREFAEKWGWEEISTNWEEVINRDDIDIVDIVTPTYIHKDMAVAAAKAGKHIFCEKPCAVTYDQTREMAEAADKAGVVNYLNHNYRRVPAVAFAKQMIEEGKLGTIYHWRGVYLQDWVMDPNFPLTWHFKKDLAGGGPLFDLSSHAIDLARYLIGEVKAVTAVNKTFIEERPLPGQRAATFSAGGEVNSEKGKVEVEDASFMIAEFENGALGSFESSRFAAGRKNYNTFEVYGSKGALTFNFERMNELQYLNLDDPADEQGYKTILVTNMTHPYAGAWWAAGHVIGYENTFVHAMADFLKAVEKNETIEPNFHDGEKIIRTLEAAALSSEEKRRVEVSEIK; encoded by the coding sequence ATGAAGAAAAAATTGAATATTGCCCTGATGGGCAGTGGTTTTATGGGAAAAGCCCACAGCTATGCGTGGACGCTCGTCAATAAGTTTTTTGATGTCGATTACGAACCCGTACTCAAAGTAAACTTTGGAACGGATGAAGAGCTGACGAGGGAGTTTGCTGAAAAGTGGGGATGGGAAGAGATTTCCACTAATTGGGAAGAAGTGATTAACCGCGACGATATTGATATCGTAGACATCGTGACACCTACCTACATCCACAAGGATATGGCAGTTGCCGCTGCCAAAGCGGGAAAGCACATTTTCTGCGAGAAACCCTGTGCGGTTACATACGACCAGACTAGGGAAATGGCGGAAGCAGCGGACAAGGCCGGTGTAGTAAATTATTTAAACCATAACTACCGCAGGGTCCCGGCGGTTGCATTTGCAAAGCAGATGATCGAAGAGGGTAAACTGGGTACGATCTATCACTGGAGAGGTGTATATTTGCAGGATTGGGTCATGGACCCGAATTTCCCGCTGACTTGGCATTTCAAGAAGGATCTCGCGGGCGGAGGTCCGCTGTTTGATCTGAGTTCTCACGCGATTGACCTTGCCAGATATCTGATTGGTGAAGTAAAGGCAGTTACGGCTGTGAATAAGACGTTTATCGAAGAGCGGCCGCTTCCGGGCCAGCGTGCGGCAACGTTCTCCGCAGGTGGCGAAGTAAACAGTGAAAAGGGCAAGGTAGAGGTAGAGGATGCGAGCTTCATGATCGCCGAATTTGAAAACGGCGCGCTGGGCTCCTTTGAGTCTTCGAGATTTGCGGCAGGCCGTAAAAATTACAATACGTTTGAAGTTTATGGCAGCAAGGGCGCGCTTACGTTCAATTTTGAACGTATGAACGAGCTTCAATATCTAAATCTCGACGATCCGGCCGACGAACAGGGCTATAAGACGATTCTCGTTACTAACATGACGCATCCGTATGCGGGCGCGTGGTGGGCTGCCGGCCATGTAATCGGTTATGAGAATACGTTTGTACATGCGATGGCAGACTTCCTCAAAGCTGTCGAGAAAAATGAAACGATCGAGCCGAATTTCCACGATGGGGAAAAGATTATCCGTACGCTTGAAGCGGCGGCACTCTCAAGTGAAGAAAAACGGCGTGTTGAGGTTTCCGAAATCAAATAG
- a CDS encoding rhamnulokinase has product MKKEGLALAVDLGASGGKLFVGELKDGKAEIHPVHKFKNKIVLAQGRAYWDFLRIFDEIKMGYALAQREFSGQITSIAIDSWCNDYALISEHGTMIGTPRNYRDSRTFGWIERSFEMMPQYEVYKRTGQQFQRFETSYHLLAEKEQDPDILGIAKELIFIPDYLSHLLGAKKYSEYTIASVSNLYNLVENKWDEDILKAYGLPREIFMPIVYAGDKVGEIAKDVTDELQVPSAEIYAVGSHDTASAVVAAPAEDDEEFIFISSGTWSLVGAELRNNIMTEESMKLGFGNEGGVMRRNRYICNVMGLWIIQECVRMWNLQGKDYDFAGLAEEASKVTTCDTVFIDPDDSRLFEPANMPEVVAQMAREHGYAPQNDFEIVRIVTQSLACKYRYVIDNIEYLTGKKFPCLHIIGGGSQNTFLDQLTANYLHKPVKAGPADATGIGNILTQWIGRGILKGLKEARQVCAASCGIKTYQPSSDETFEKNYHKFLHDIGKA; this is encoded by the coding sequence ATGAAAAAGGAAGGCTTGGCGTTAGCGGTTGATCTTGGCGCGTCCGGTGGCAAGCTTTTCGTGGGCGAGCTTAAGGATGGAAAAGCAGAGATCCACCCGGTACACAAATTCAAAAACAAGATCGTACTTGCACAGGGCAGGGCATATTGGGATTTTCTGCGCATTTTTGATGAAATCAAAATGGGCTATGCGCTGGCCCAGCGCGAGTTCAGCGGGCAGATCACATCGATTGCAATCGATTCATGGTGCAACGATTATGCCTTAATTTCCGAACATGGAACAATGATCGGTACGCCGCGCAATTACCGTGACAGCCGCACCTTTGGCTGGATAGAACGCTCGTTTGAGATGATGCCGCAATATGAGGTATACAAGCGGACGGGGCAGCAGTTTCAGCGTTTTGAGACGAGTTATCATTTGCTTGCAGAAAAGGAACAGGATCCGGATATCCTCGGGATCGCAAAGGAACTGATCTTCATACCGGACTATCTTTCGCACCTGCTGGGTGCAAAGAAATATTCGGAATATACGATTGCGAGCGTATCGAACCTCTATAATCTCGTAGAAAACAAATGGGATGAGGATATCCTCAAGGCCTATGGCCTGCCAAGGGAAATCTTTATGCCGATAGTATATGCGGGAGATAAGGTCGGTGAAATAGCAAAGGATGTGACGGATGAGCTCCAGGTGCCTTCCGCAGAAATTTATGCGGTCGGTTCCCACGATACGGCTTCGGCGGTGGTGGCAGCACCGGCGGAGGATGATGAAGAGTTCATCTTTATTTCGAGCGGCACGTGGTCCCTTGTGGGTGCAGAACTGAGAAATAATATCATGACGGAGGAAAGCATGAAACTTGGCTTCGGAAACGAAGGCGGGGTTATGCGGCGAAACCGTTATATCTGTAATGTGATGGGGCTGTGGATCATTCAGGAATGTGTGCGTATGTGGAACCTGCAGGGAAAGGATTACGACTTTGCAGGGCTTGCGGAAGAGGCAAGCAAGGTTACTACATGCGATACAGTGTTTATTGATCCGGATGACAGCAGGCTTTTCGAGCCTGCCAATATGCCGGAGGTTGTCGCGCAAATGGCGCGGGAACATGGGTATGCGCCTCAAAACGATTTTGAGATCGTACGGATTGTGACGCAAAGCCTTGCATGCAAATACCGTTATGTGATCGACAACATCGAATACCTGACGGGAAAGAAGTTCCCATGTCTGCATATCATTGGCGGCGGAAGCCAGAATACGTTCCTCGACCAGCTTACGGCGAATTACCTGCATAAGCCAGTAAAGGCCGGTCCGGCGGACGCTACGGGGATTGGAAATATCCTTACCCAATGGATCGGGCGGGGAATACTGAAAGGCCTGAAGGAAGCGCGGCAGGTTTGCGCAGCCTCGTGCGGGATCAAGACCTACCAACCGAGCAGCGATGAAACGTTTGAAAAGAATTACCACAAGTTTCTGCACGATATCGGGAAAGCTTAA
- a CDS encoding 1-phosphofructokinase family hexose kinase, which produces MINTVTLNPAMDEILYIESFQENCMNRIQKKEKCLGGKGTHLAYNFSLLGVPNRTFGVSFGSCGQEVIDVLKESGSDTHYLWYETPETRTNYLVVDKDRNCTFLGGKGEVLTQEITGKLLALMESQMQKGDTLIIAGDASNVEDKDVQKKLLEIAKKMDLKLYLDSSGAFMKEGLKYHPQLIKPNLEELSELVGRELKNADDVVGALDEIPDIPVVMVSMGGDGWVFRYEGKIYRGYGLKVQVGNTAGCGDALLTGLIYGLECNPMPVMDMLAYATALSATCAASNKTVGFDIEKAKEWMKDVKIEVIR; this is translated from the coding sequence ATGATTAATACAGTTACTTTAAATCCAGCGATGGATGAAATTCTCTACATCGAATCCTTTCAGGAAAACTGCATGAACCGAATCCAGAAAAAAGAAAAATGCCTAGGCGGGAAAGGGACGCATTTGGCGTATAATTTTTCACTTCTTGGCGTTCCGAACCGTACGTTCGGTGTTTCCTTTGGAAGCTGTGGGCAGGAAGTGATTGATGTCCTGAAGGAATCGGGGTCGGATACACACTACCTTTGGTATGAAACGCCGGAGACGCGCACAAATTATCTGGTGGTTGATAAAGACAGGAACTGCACGTTTCTTGGAGGAAAAGGAGAGGTCCTGACGCAGGAGATTACGGGAAAACTGTTGGCGTTGATGGAGTCCCAGATGCAGAAAGGGGATACGCTGATTATCGCGGGGGATGCCTCCAATGTGGAGGATAAGGACGTTCAGAAGAAGCTTCTTGAGATCGCGAAGAAAATGGACCTGAAATTGTATCTTGACAGCTCGGGTGCATTTATGAAGGAAGGACTTAAATATCATCCTCAGCTGATTAAGCCTAATCTTGAAGAACTGTCCGAGCTTGTGGGCCGCGAACTTAAAAATGCGGACGATGTGGTCGGCGCGCTTGATGAAATTCCGGATATTCCGGTGGTGATGGTCTCCATGGGAGGGGACGGCTGGGTATTCCGGTACGAAGGAAAAATCTACCGTGGCTATGGCCTTAAAGTGCAGGTGGGCAACACGGCGGGATGCGGGGATGCCCTTCTGACCGGGCTTATCTACGGTCTCGAGTGCAATCCGATGCCGGTCATGGATATGCTTGCATATGCGACTGCGCTTTCCGCAACTTGTGCGGCAAGCAATAAAACGGTTGGCTTTGATATTGAAAAAGCAAAAGAATGGATGAAAGACGTTAAAATCGAAGTCATCCGCTAA
- a CDS encoding bifunctional 2-keto-4-hydroxyglutarate aldolase/2-keto-3-deoxy-6-phosphogluconate aldolase: MEKLEVLRRLEECGVVAVVRGNSEEEVMKIIDACIAGGIIGIEVTFTVPGAVDIIKALAKRYDPKDVLIGAGTVLDPETARAAILAGAQFIVAPCLNADTVKMCLRYQVACMPGAMTIKETVDCLEAGADIVKLFPGNLAGPKMIKNIKGPLPQVRIMPTGGVNAANAGEWIAAGAVAVGAGGDLTAGAKTGDYESITRIAKEMVAAVKEARK, from the coding sequence ATGGAAAAATTAGAAGTTCTGAGAAGACTTGAAGAATGCGGAGTTGTGGCGGTTGTACGCGGCAACAGCGAAGAAGAAGTTATGAAGATCATTGATGCGTGCATTGCAGGCGGGATTATCGGTATTGAAGTAACGTTTACGGTACCGGGTGCCGTGGATATTATCAAAGCACTTGCGAAGCGCTATGATCCTAAAGACGTGCTGATCGGCGCGGGTACGGTTCTCGACCCGGAGACGGCGCGCGCAGCAATTCTGGCCGGAGCTCAGTTTATTGTGGCCCCCTGCCTTAATGCGGATACGGTAAAAATGTGCCTGCGTTACCAGGTTGCGTGCATGCCCGGCGCAATGACGATTAAAGAAACGGTTGACTGCCTGGAGGCAGGGGCGGATATCGTGAAGTTGTTCCCCGGAAACCTCGCGGGTCCGAAGATGATTAAAAACATTAAGGGGCCGCTGCCGCAGGTGCGTATTATGCCTACGGGTGGTGTGAACGCCGCAAATGCGGGTGAATGGATTGCCGCCGGCGCAGTTGCAGTCGGCGCAGGCGGAGACCTGACGGCGGGAGCGAAAACCGGCGATTATGAATCCATTACGCGGATTGCCAAGGAAATGGTGGCAGCCGTAAAGGAAGCGCGCAAATAA
- a CDS encoding VOC family protein, which yields MKIEGADHIGINVSNMERALHFYHDLLKLPILREKIDNGDNDIYYLQLGADSRIELFDYHGSSEKKEVAESDLGYRHLAIRVDDVDEWAAYLKEKGVPIRYGPESLTHLGSRVCLIEDPDGTEIEICAAL from the coding sequence ATGAAAATAGAAGGAGCGGATCATATCGGAATTAATGTCAGTAATATGGAAAGAGCGCTTCATTTTTACCATGATTTGCTGAAGTTGCCGATTTTGCGGGAAAAGATTGACAATGGGGATAACGATATCTACTACCTACAGCTGGGAGCAGATTCCCGGATTGAGCTTTTCGATTATCATGGCTCCAGTGAAAAGAAAGAAGTTGCGGAAAGCGATCTCGGTTACCGACATCTTGCAATACGCGTCGATGATGTAGACGAATGGGCGGCGTATTTGAAAGAGAAAGGCGTACCGATTCGCTATGGCCCGGAAAGCCTTACGCACCTGGGTTCACGCGTATGCCTGATTGAAGATCCGGATGGAACGGAAATCGAGATTTGCGCAGCATTATAA
- a CDS encoding class II aldolase/adducin family protein: MAELSYMDRRLEMLEIIRFLYDRKLTNAAGGNLSERVAENRVLITPTMMSEHHRCRLNPEDLMIIDYDCNIIEGPDKLSRESKMHTMLLKNFPEFGAVIHAHPQFSMCFAAFSQPIPSVTEATMKMGDCGVIHQAWAYSEELAIRTNEYFMNNRERAQKMGLEGILPQHGIVAAAPTLNKAYSIVERVEYDAMANIFKPAVYAAQENLHE; this comes from the coding sequence ATGGCAGAATTATCTTATATGGATAGAAGATTGGAAATGCTGGAAATCATTCGGTTCTTGTATGACCGCAAGCTTACGAATGCAGCAGGCGGGAATCTTTCCGAGCGTGTGGCGGAAAACCGCGTATTGATTACACCTACTATGATGTCGGAGCATCATAGGTGCCGCCTGAACCCGGAAGACCTGATGATTATCGACTATGACTGCAACATTATTGAGGGGCCGGACAAGCTTTCGCGTGAAAGCAAGATGCACACGATGCTGCTTAAAAATTTTCCGGAGTTTGGCGCGGTGATCCATGCGCATCCGCAGTTTTCCATGTGTTTTGCGGCGTTCAGCCAGCCGATTCCGTCCGTGACGGAAGCGACCATGAAAATGGGAGACTGCGGCGTGATCCATCAGGCGTGGGCCTATTCCGAGGAGCTTGCGATCCGTACTAACGAGTATTTTATGAACAATCGTGAGCGCGCACAGAAAATGGGGCTCGAAGGGATACTGCCGCAGCACGGCATCGTCGCGGCGGCACCTACGCTTAATAAAGCCTACAGCATCGTAGAGCGTGTGGAATATGATGCGATGGCGAACATCTTTAAACCGGCGGTATATGCGGCGCAGGAGAATTTACACGAATGA
- a CDS encoding response regulator transcription factor yields MYKILVVDDEENIRALIRKYAEFEGYEVEEAKDGMEAVAMCRNHDYDFIIMDIMMPELDGFSACSKIREIKDIPMLMLSARGEEYDRIHGFELGIDDYVVKPFSPKELMMRVNAILQRSSRGGAENEKITFGGLVIDTSAMLVYVDGEKAELSPKGYELLYYLARNKGIALTREKLITEVWGYDFYGDDRTLDTHIKLLRSALKEYRDYIVTLRGVGYRFEA; encoded by the coding sequence ATGTATAAGATTCTGGTTGTAGACGATGAAGAAAATATTCGCGCCCTGATCCGTAAATATGCGGAATTTGAAGGATACGAAGTCGAGGAGGCAAAGGATGGGATGGAGGCGGTTGCTATGTGCCGTAACCATGATTATGATTTTATTATCATGGATATTATGATGCCTGAGCTCGACGGATTTTCCGCATGCAGTAAAATCCGGGAAATCAAGGATATCCCCATGCTGATGCTTTCCGCGCGCGGAGAGGAGTATGACCGGATCCATGGTTTTGAGCTGGGAATCGACGATTATGTGGTCAAACCTTTCTCACCCAAAGAATTGATGATGCGCGTGAACGCAATCCTGCAGCGCTCGAGCAGGGGCGGTGCGGAAAATGAAAAAATAACGTTTGGCGGCCTTGTCATCGATACTTCGGCGATGCTCGTATATGTGGACGGGGAGAAGGCGGAGCTGTCGCCCAAGGGGTATGAGCTTTTATACTATCTCGCCAGGAATAAGGGGATCGCGCTCACGCGGGAGAAGCTGATTACCGAGGTGTGGGGCTATGACTTTTATGGCGACGACAGGACGCTTGATACGCATATCAAGCTGCTGCGCAGCGCCTTGAAGGAGTATCGCGATTATATTGTGACGCTTAGGGGAGTGGGTTACCGGTTTGAAGCCTGA
- a CDS encoding sugar phosphate isomerase/epimerase family protein encodes MKIGIDSYCYHRFFGEVYDDQEAPKKNMTMEDFLCRAKELDVDGVSLESCFFPSFDEAYLADLKGQLDEYGFDRVFAWGHPDGLERGGNPQAFEDMKKLIPCTRMIGADTMRVTGSSLMFRHEDHGPQVKALIKQFKEAVKIAEDNGVRMAVENHIDFTADEIYQILEGVDSPNFGVNFDTGNFLRLLDDPIAGMEKLAPYVFATHIKDLKIEPSANPTDWFFFAGVPVGMGLIDNQKLAEILHKNGYKGFLAVEIDHPHSDWAGFEDEAVGISVKNLRKIGDSLK; translated from the coding sequence ATGAAAATAGGTATTGACAGTTATTGCTACCATAGATTTTTTGGCGAGGTATATGACGATCAGGAAGCACCTAAAAAAAATATGACGATGGAAGATTTCCTGTGCCGGGCGAAAGAGCTTGATGTAGACGGCGTTTCGCTGGAATCGTGCTTCTTCCCAAGTTTCGATGAAGCCTATCTTGCTGACCTGAAAGGCCAGCTTGACGAATATGGCTTTGACCGGGTATTTGCATGGGGACATCCGGACGGACTTGAAAGAGGCGGAAATCCGCAGGCCTTTGAGGATATGAAAAAATTGATTCCCTGCACGAGGATGATCGGCGCGGATACGATGCGCGTAACCGGATCGAGCCTGATGTTCCGGCATGAAGACCACGGTCCACAGGTGAAAGCGCTGATTAAACAATTTAAAGAAGCAGTCAAAATCGCGGAAGACAATGGTGTGAGAATGGCCGTTGAAAATCATATCGACTTCACGGCAGATGAAATTTATCAGATTCTTGAAGGGGTTGATTCTCCGAATTTTGGCGTGAATTTTGATACTGGGAATTTCCTGCGCCTGCTTGACGATCCAATTGCGGGGATGGAAAAATTGGCTCCCTACGTATTTGCCACACACATCAAGGACCTGAAGATTGAGCCTTCCGCAAACCCCACCGATTGGTTCTTCTTTGCTGGTGTACCGGTAGGAATGGGCCTCATTGACAACCAGAAACTGGCCGAAATCCTCCACAAGAACGGCTATAAGGGATTCCTTGCCGTTGAGATCGACCATCCGCACAGTGACTGGGCTGGCTTTGAGGATGAAGCAGTTGGCATCAGCGTAAAGAATCTTCGCAAAATTGGCGATTCACTGAAATAA
- a CDS encoding xylulokinase, with the protein MKQYIIAYDFGTGGIKASLYTAEGLSLASSFEPYDTVYPHVGWHEQRPSDWWQSICISTQRLLEKSGADKNKIEGLAISGHSLGVVPVDKNGELLRETAPIWSDTRAQKESDEFFASHSKDDWYMMTGNGFPSHLYSAFKLMWYRKNEPEMFARIATVLGTKDYINYLLTGKMYTDHSYASGIGFYDLKKGQYDEAYMKEMGLPADIFPEIIPSTEIIGTLTNEAAEEIGLPVDVKVACGGVDNSCMALGGRCIADGRAYVSLGSSAWNVVSSYEPILDTKLSPFVFAHCIPGLFVSATSIFSAGSSFQWVRNQLCKDIMQNAGDRDPYILMNELAAQSPIGSHKLLFNPSLAGGTGADLTPNIRGAYVGLDLKHTQADLIRSAMEGISLALRIALDYMKTMTALQDEILFVGGGANSPLWLQMFANIYGMDVIKTNVGQEAGSLGAAAIAAVGCGMWNDFSPIDRIHKIESVSHVDPVAQAEYNKILEVYKEAADYLAKIGDKLYALDIEE; encoded by the coding sequence ATGAAACAGTATATTATTGCATATGATTTTGGAACCGGCGGCATCAAAGCGTCTTTGTATACCGCCGAGGGTCTTTCCCTCGCCTCGTCCTTCGAACCTTACGATACGGTCTACCCGCACGTCGGCTGGCATGAGCAGCGGCCCAGCGATTGGTGGCAGTCCATTTGTATAAGCACGCAGCGCCTGCTTGAAAAATCTGGAGCTGACAAAAATAAAATTGAAGGACTTGCGATTTCGGGCCATAGCCTCGGCGTCGTTCCGGTCGACAAAAACGGGGAACTCCTGCGCGAAACAGCGCCGATTTGGTCGGATACGCGGGCGCAAAAGGAGTCAGATGAGTTTTTTGCATCGCACAGCAAGGATGATTGGTATATGATGACCGGAAACGGCTTTCCCAGCCATCTGTATTCGGCTTTCAAGCTGATGTGGTACCGCAAAAACGAACCGGAGATGTTTGCCAGGATTGCAACGGTACTGGGAACGAAGGATTATATCAATTATCTTCTGACCGGAAAAATGTATACCGATCATTCTTACGCTTCGGGCATTGGCTTTTATGACCTGAAGAAGGGGCAATACGACGAAGCTTATATGAAGGAAATGGGACTTCCCGCCGATATTTTCCCGGAGATCATCCCATCCACCGAGATTATCGGTACTTTGACGAACGAGGCTGCGGAAGAAATCGGCCTTCCCGTAGATGTCAAGGTAGCGTGCGGAGGCGTAGACAACTCGTGCATGGCGCTTGGCGGCCGCTGCATTGCGGACGGACGCGCCTACGTGTCTCTTGGTTCCTCGGCATGGAACGTGGTATCCAGCTATGAGCCGATCCTTGACACCAAGCTCTCTCCTTTTGTGTTCGCGCACTGTATCCCCGGTTTATTTGTTTCGGCAACCTCTATTTTCTCGGCCGGTTCTTCTTTCCAATGGGTCCGCAATCAGCTTTGCAAGGATATCATGCAGAATGCCGGCGACAGGGATCCTTACATATTGATGAACGAACTCGCCGCACAGTCGCCTATTGGTTCCCATAAGCTGCTTTTCAATCCGAGTCTTGCGGGTGGCACGGGAGCGGATCTCACACCCAATATTCGCGGCGCCTATGTAGGTCTTGATCTCAAACATACGCAGGCGGATTTGATCCGTTCCGCAATGGAAGGCATTTCCCTTGCCCTGCGTATCGCGCTTGACTATATGAAGACTATGACTGCGCTTCAGGACGAAATACTGTTCGTTGGCGGCGGAGCCAACAGCCCGTTGTGGCTGCAGATGTTTGCCAATATCTACGGCATGGATGTTATCAAAACAAATGTCGGCCAGGAAGCCGGCTCTCTCGGCGCGGCAGCGATCGCGGCAGTCGGCTGTGGAATGTGGAACGATTTCTCACCGATTGATCGAATCCATAAAATCGAAAGCGTGAGCCATGTCGATCCTGTGGCGCAGGCCGAATATAATAAGATTCTTGAAGTTTACAAGGAAGCGGCCGATTATCTGGCTAAAATCGGCGATAAATTGTATGCGCTTGATATTGAGGAATAA